A window of the Diceros bicornis minor isolate mBicDic1 chromosome 28, mDicBic1.mat.cur, whole genome shotgun sequence genome harbors these coding sequences:
- the TBC1D2 gene encoding TBC1 domain family member 2A isoform X7, whose product MDDMEAYRTQNRFLNSEIHQVTKIWRKVAEKERALLMKCAYLQARNCQVESKYLAGLRRLQEAVGDEASECAKLLRQLSQEALQWEASEASADSVVLSPIGEYDEYGFLTVPNYEVEDLKLLAKIQALEVRSHHLLAHEAVERPLRERWAALGELAPSAELKQLLREGVPREHRPRVWRWLVHLRVQHLQAPGRYQELLSWGQAREHPAARQIELDLNRTFPNNKHFTCPTSTFPEKLRRVLLAFSWQNPSIGYCQGLNRLAAIALLVLDEEESAFWCLVAIVESIMPADYYSKTLTSSQVDQRVLQDLLSEKLPRLMAHLGQHRVDLSFVTFNWFLVVFADSLISNILLQVWDAFLYEGTKVVFRYALAIFKYNEEEILRLQDALEIYQYLHFFTKTICNSQKLMSIAFNDMNPFPMKQLRQLRAAHRERLEAELRELERLKAEYLETRASQRPLVPEGCTSEDEADGDA is encoded by the exons tGTGCCTACCTCCAAGCCAGGAACTGCCAGGTGGAAAGCAAGTACCTGGCGGGGCTGCGGAGGCTGCAGGAGGCCGTGGGGGACGAGGCGAGCGAGTGCGCGAAGCTGCTGAGGCAGCTCAGCCAGGAGGCGCTGCAGTGGGAAGCCAGCGAGGCCTCGGCGGACAGCGTCGTGCTGAGCCCCATCGG TGAGTATGACGAGTATGGCTTCCTGACGGTGCCCAACTACGAGGTGGAAGACCTGAAGCTGCTGGCCAAGATCCAGGCGCTGGAGGTGCGCTCCCACCACCTGCTGGCCCACGAGGCCGTGGAGCGGCCGCTGCGGGAGCGCTGGGCCGCCCTGGGCGAGCTGGCGCCCTCGGCCGAGCTCAAGCAGCTGCTGCGGGAGGGCGTGCCCCGCGAGCACCGGCCGCGGGTCTGGAGGTGGCTAGTGCACCTCCGCGTCCAGCACCTGCAGGCCCCCGGCCGCTACCAGGAACTGCTGAGCTGGGGCCAGGCCCGCGAGCACCCTGCCGCCCGCCAGATCGAGCTGGACCTGAACCGGACCTTCCCCAACAACAAGCATTTCACCTGCCCCACCTCCACCTTCCCCGAGAAGCTCCGCCGGGTGCTGCTGGCCTTCTCTTGGCAGAACCCCTCCATCGGCTACTGCCAGGGCCTGAACAG GCTGGCGGCCATCGCTCTGCTGGTCCTGGATGAGGAGGAGAGTGCCTTCTGGTGCCTGGTGGCCATCGTGGAGTCCATCATGCCGGCTGATTACTACAGCAAGACGCTGACGTCGTCCCAG GTGGACCAGCGGGTGCTCCAGGACCTCCTCTCGGAGAAGCTGCCCAGGCTGATGGCCCACCTGGGGCAGCACCGCGTGGACCTCTCCTTCGTCACCTTCAACTGGTTCCTCGTGGTCTTCGCAGACAGTCTCATCAGCAACATCCTCCTCCAGGTCTGGGACGCCTTCCTGTATGAGGGCACCAAG GTGGTGTTCCGCTACGCCCTGGCCATTTTCAAGTACAATGAGGAGGAGATCCTGCGGCTGCAGGATGCCCTGGAGATCTACCAGTACCTGCACTTCTTCACCAAGACCATTTGCAACAGCCA GAAGCTGATGAGCATCGCCTTCAACGACATGAACCCGTTTCCCATGAAGCAGCTGCGGCAGCTGCGGGCCGCCCACCGGGAGCGGCTGGAGGCGGAGCTGCGGGAGCTGGAGCGCCTGAAGGCGGAGTACCTGGAGACCCGGGCGTCCCAGCGCCCCCTGGTGCCCGAGGGCTGCACCAGCGAGGACGAGGCGGACGGGGACGCCTGa
- the TBC1D2 gene encoding TBC1 domain family member 2A isoform X8, with protein sequence MEAYRTQNRFLNSEIHQVTKIWRKVAEKERALLMKCAYLQARNCQVESKYLAGLRRLQEAVGDEASECAKLLRQLSQEALQWEASEASADSVVLSPIGEYDEYGFLTVPNYEVEDLKLLAKIQALEVRSHHLLAHEAVERPLRERWAALGELAPSAELKQLLREGVPREHRPRVWRWLVHLRVQHLQAPGRYQELLSWGQAREHPAARQIELDLNRTFPNNKHFTCPTSTFPEKLRRVLLAFSWQNPSIGYCQGLNRLAAIALLVLDEEESAFWCLVAIVESIMPADYYSKTLTSSQVDQRVLQDLLSEKLPRLMAHLGQHRVDLSFVTFNWFLVVFADSLISNILLQVWDAFLYEGTKVVFRYALAIFKYNEEEILRLQDALEIYQYLHFFTKTICNSQKLMSIAFNDMNPFPMKQLRQLRAAHRERLEAELRELERLKAEYLETRASQRPLVPEGCTSEDEADGDA encoded by the exons tGTGCCTACCTCCAAGCCAGGAACTGCCAGGTGGAAAGCAAGTACCTGGCGGGGCTGCGGAGGCTGCAGGAGGCCGTGGGGGACGAGGCGAGCGAGTGCGCGAAGCTGCTGAGGCAGCTCAGCCAGGAGGCGCTGCAGTGGGAAGCCAGCGAGGCCTCGGCGGACAGCGTCGTGCTGAGCCCCATCGG TGAGTATGACGAGTATGGCTTCCTGACGGTGCCCAACTACGAGGTGGAAGACCTGAAGCTGCTGGCCAAGATCCAGGCGCTGGAGGTGCGCTCCCACCACCTGCTGGCCCACGAGGCCGTGGAGCGGCCGCTGCGGGAGCGCTGGGCCGCCCTGGGCGAGCTGGCGCCCTCGGCCGAGCTCAAGCAGCTGCTGCGGGAGGGCGTGCCCCGCGAGCACCGGCCGCGGGTCTGGAGGTGGCTAGTGCACCTCCGCGTCCAGCACCTGCAGGCCCCCGGCCGCTACCAGGAACTGCTGAGCTGGGGCCAGGCCCGCGAGCACCCTGCCGCCCGCCAGATCGAGCTGGACCTGAACCGGACCTTCCCCAACAACAAGCATTTCACCTGCCCCACCTCCACCTTCCCCGAGAAGCTCCGCCGGGTGCTGCTGGCCTTCTCTTGGCAGAACCCCTCCATCGGCTACTGCCAGGGCCTGAACAG GCTGGCGGCCATCGCTCTGCTGGTCCTGGATGAGGAGGAGAGTGCCTTCTGGTGCCTGGTGGCCATCGTGGAGTCCATCATGCCGGCTGATTACTACAGCAAGACGCTGACGTCGTCCCAG GTGGACCAGCGGGTGCTCCAGGACCTCCTCTCGGAGAAGCTGCCCAGGCTGATGGCCCACCTGGGGCAGCACCGCGTGGACCTCTCCTTCGTCACCTTCAACTGGTTCCTCGTGGTCTTCGCAGACAGTCTCATCAGCAACATCCTCCTCCAGGTCTGGGACGCCTTCCTGTATGAGGGCACCAAG GTGGTGTTCCGCTACGCCCTGGCCATTTTCAAGTACAATGAGGAGGAGATCCTGCGGCTGCAGGATGCCCTGGAGATCTACCAGTACCTGCACTTCTTCACCAAGACCATTTGCAACAGCCA GAAGCTGATGAGCATCGCCTTCAACGACATGAACCCGTTTCCCATGAAGCAGCTGCGGCAGCTGCGGGCCGCCCACCGGGAGCGGCTGGAGGCGGAGCTGCGGGAGCTGGAGCGCCTGAAGGCGGAGTACCTGGAGACCCGGGCGTCCCAGCGCCCCCTGGTGCCCGAGGGCTGCACCAGCGAGGACGAGGCGGACGGGGACGCCTGa